In Brachybacterium fresconis, the genomic stretch TCACCCGACCTGTCATCGTCGATGAGGACGTCAAAGGTCTGGTTCTCGCCGAGATAGCGTGCCATGAATGCCTGGATCGAGTCTGCCCTGCGATCGGGACCCTGCGATTCGACGGTGATGTTCGCACCTCCGGTGGCCCAGTCGAGAGAACGCAGGTTGTCGCGGGGGTATGGCGGAAGCTCGGTTCGAGGCGCGAGCAGCCGGTCATCGCCAGTGATCAGTCGGTCGCCCGAGAGAAGGAGCGTGGGCTTGTGGTTGTTCAACCAGGTTGACAGGGGCGTCGTCGATCCGCGCCCTCCCTCGACCGTGGCATCGTCACCCAGCGCACGATAGTGGACACCGGTCGAACCGAACCGTGCCTCGTACGGGAGCTCCCACGTAGGTGTGACGACAGAAAAACGAAGCGGGCCGTCGACGCCGTAATCGTCGATCCTCAATCCGGCGTCGGTCAGCGGGACGCCGTTATCGTTGAAGGTGACGCGTGAGGACGTTCCAGTGCCGACGTAGAGCTCCCATGGCCACTCGACCGCGAGAAACGGATACGGGGGCCGCTCCTTGACATCGACAGGGACGATCATGTCGCGAAACAGCGAGCGGACGTCGACGGAACGATCCCGGAGCTTTGCACCCTGATCGCGACACCACCGGCGCCACTCCGCGAGGTTCGACGCAGTTCGCATCGACCAGAATCTCCCTGACAGCGCCGCAGCAATGGTGACGCGCTCTCCCTCCTGGAAAGCTTTGGCTGCGACGTGTGTGTTCGACTTGTGGTTGCGTTCAGCTTCCGTCAGCGCGGTCTCGACATCGCTGCCCACGTGCATCGAGAAGCGCTTGTCGCGATCCCGAGCATCGAGGAGCCCGATGTTCGTCGGGACGAGACGGTCGAGCATTGCGAAGACCTTGAAGGTGTCGTAGCCGTTGACGGGCATCGGCTCGTGCCCGACCACCGCCTCGACGAGATCGTCAAGACTCCGTTTCGTATCGGAACAGTGGATATAGAGGAGACCTTGGGTCCGGTCGAGGAAGAGCACGACGAGTGTGTAGTCAGTCGCGCGCAGGGATGGGATGTCTCCCCAGCGGAGGTCGGAGACGGTCTCGATCACGAACCAGGCGATGGTGTCCTCGCGGTTGACGCTGATCAGGCCGTCCAAGATCGTGTCGCCGTAGACGGAACGGGCGGCGAGTGGGTCCCAGTCGACTGTCGTCGTCGCGAAGGCGCGAGCGCTCATCTTCGGTTCCAGCAGGCCAACAGGTACGTCCGGCGGGTTGTCGACGAACGATGCCTCGAACTCGCTGATCTCGTCGGCGCGCTCTGTTGCACGCTCCGTGATGTCGCTGAGGACCTTGTCCCAGTCGGGATCCTCGCGCAGGAGAAACCGCAGCGGCGAGAGCGCCTGCTTCGGGTCCTGGCGGATGAAGACGCTCGCTGTGCCGACCGGGACTGGAGCAGACGTACGGGCGAGCCGGCCGATGAGCTGGACCATCGGACTCAGGGATCGATGCGTATCGTGGAACGCTCCGACCTTGAGCGTGGGGAGGTCGAACCCTTCGCCCAGCATGTCGACGCAGACGATCACTCGACTGGAGCGCTCGCGCATGGCGTGGATCGCGGCGTCACGTTCGCTCGCGCGCAGCGAGTCGTAAATCACCTTCGGAGCGAACTCGGGGGCGAGCCGTGAGTACAGCGCGTGGATCTCGTCGGCTCGGGGCTTCGTCCCGACCCGCGCCAGCAGCAGGTGTTCGTGCCCGGCGGCCAGATCGCTGCGAAGCCGGGACAGCGCGGACAGGGCAAGCTCTTCGTCATCGTCATCCAGATCGAGGACGGCCGTGAAGTCAATCGTGCTGAAGTAGCCCTCCTTCTGCGCCTCCCGTAGCGGGAAACGAAAGATCACACGTCCCGGCAACGTCAACCCGTCACGCCGGTATGGAGTCGCGGTGAACAGCAGCACGGGACGCTCACCGAAGGCACGGATGATTTCCGTCCACGTTCGCGCCGGCGCGTGGTGCGCCTCATCAACCAGGAGATGCGTGAACTCGGAGAAGAACGCTCGCCGTACGGCCGGCTCCGACGCGTGGATCGCGTTCGGAGTCGCCACCACGACGTTGCAGGCAGCCACGAAAGCGGATGCGTCCTCTTCGCTGTCAAATCGTCCAGCGACCCGCCCGACCCGCGGTCTCATAGCGCTCGGACCGACGATGCCCTCCCGCTGGAGGATGCCAAGCGTCTCGAACTTCGATGCGATCTGCTCTCTCAGAGCCGAGGAGGGGACCACGACGAGGACACGTTCCGGACGCTGCGCGACCAGCCACGCCAGCATGGTCTCGGTCTTGCCAGTCCCCGTTGGCATCACCACGATTCCCGGCTCAGTGAGGCCCGAGGACTGGTATCCGACGATGGAATGCAGCGCCCCGATCTGCGGACGGCGCAGGCTGTGTGGCCTACTGTGGGTCGTGAACCCGATCGCTCCGTCGAACGAGTCCCGCACGGCATCCGCAGGTATGAGGCGTCTCGATCCAGTCCAAGTGATCTCGTCGCTTGACGCGCTGTCCTCTGGAAGGACGGCGGCGATCCCTTCCCCGAGCGGCTCGCCTGGTCCTGATGCGGTCAGCCAGTGGCCATACCTGCTTCGAACGTGCGGGACGTCGCTGTCCGCGAGGTCGAGCCCGTCGTGGGCAGGAACCAGCAATTGCCGGACGGTGTTCTTACCGACAACCTCCGTTGTCGACCAGACGTGGCCGGTTCTCACGTCAGCCATCCTGCGGTGCGCATCGCGAAAGCGCGCTTGACAGACCCAGTCATGCCAAGACGGAATGGGCCATGATCAAGGGCGTTGCGGAGGTTCCACCACGAACATGCTTCAGCGCGCTGCGCCAGGGCTGGTGTCGTCACCGGATGCCTCCTACCGGTGACACGGTCACCTATCTGTAGATTCTCATTGCACTCATCATGCTGGACCGCACGCGCTCCTTCGTGAGCCGACACGCGGAACCCTCACGAGAGGGCAGCATCGGGCGGCTGGCTGCCGTTGCCCGATGTGCGGTCGAAGGGCACCGGCATGCGGCTGCTAG encodes the following:
- a CDS encoding DEAD/DEAH box helicase, with amino-acid sequence MRTGHVWSTTEVVGKNTVRQLLVPAHDGLDLADSDVPHVRSRYGHWLTASGPGEPLGEGIAAVLPEDSASSDEITWTGSRRLIPADAVRDSFDGAIGFTTHSRPHSLRRPQIGALHSIVGYQSSGLTEPGIVVMPTGTGKTETMLAWLVAQRPERVLVVVPSSALREQIASKFETLGILQREGIVGPSAMRPRVGRVAGRFDSEEDASAFVAACNVVVATPNAIHASEPAVRRAFFSEFTHLLVDEAHHAPARTWTEIIRAFGERPVLLFTATPYRRDGLTLPGRVIFRFPLREAQKEGYFSTIDFTAVLDLDDDDEELALSALSRLRSDLAAGHEHLLLARVGTKPRADEIHALYSRLAPEFAPKVIYDSLRASERDAAIHAMRERSSRVIVCVDMLGEGFDLPTLKVGAFHDTHRSLSPMVQLIGRLARTSAPVPVGTASVFIRQDPKQALSPLRFLLREDPDWDKVLSDITERATERADEISEFEASFVDNPPDVPVGLLEPKMSARAFATTTVDWDPLAARSVYGDTILDGLISVNREDTIAWFVIETVSDLRWGDIPSLRATDYTLVVLFLDRTQGLLYIHCSDTKRSLDDLVEAVVGHEPMPVNGYDTFKVFAMLDRLVPTNIGLLDARDRDKRFSMHVGSDVETALTEAERNHKSNTHVAAKAFQEGERVTIAAALSGRFWSMRTASNLAEWRRWCRDQGAKLRDRSVDVRSLFRDMIVPVDVKERPPYPFLAVEWPWELYVGTGTSSRVTFNDNGVPLTDAGLRIDDYGVDGPLRFSVVTPTWELPYEARFGSTGVHYRALGDDATVEGGRGSTTPLSTWLNNHKPTLLLSGDRLITGDDRLLAPRTELPPYPRDNLRSLDWATGGANITVESQGPDRRADSIQAFMARYLGENQTFDVLIDDDRSGEAADLVGIRVDGGDLHVTLVHCKYSSKPDAGSRLADLYEVCGQAMRGARWRDHAALPLLEHLDRRAAGYTRRLGGSAFEIGDREKLFRIRQQASLLFPRFTTIIAQPGLSIGSASDEQLRLIAGAASYVQTVTKGGFEVYGSA